In one Nitrososphaera viennensis EN76 genomic region, the following are encoded:
- a CDS encoding AsnC family transcriptional regulator: MPVELDDTDVAILKSLMEDGRKSFRAVSREIGVSTPTVKARYERLINIGLIKAVRPEIDLSKIDKAREDLVSLENIKKQKKHFHVYVEGLKVKLKCDFCGGPVHGKPKVLRFARFERFFCCVQCRASYKEKYGGRIEMLKRSQEEGE, encoded by the coding sequence GTGCCGGTAGAGCTTGACGACACTGATGTCGCCATACTGAAATCACTGATGGAGGATGGCCGCAAGTCCTTTCGCGCAGTGTCGCGCGAAATAGGCGTCAGCACGCCGACAGTCAAGGCAAGGTACGAACGCCTCATCAACATCGGCCTCATCAAGGCTGTGAGGCCGGAGATAGACCTGTCCAAGATAGACAAGGCGCGCGAGGATCTTGTCTCGCTCGAGAACATTAAAAAGCAGAAAAAGCACTTCCATGTGTATGTCGAGGGCCTGAAAGTAAAGCTGAAATGCGACTTTTGCGGAGGGCCCGTGCACGGCAAGCCAAAGGTGCTCAGGTTTGCAAGGTTCGAGCGGTTCTTTTGCTGCGTGCAGTGCAGGGCGTCGTACAAGGAAAAGTACGGCGGAAGGATAGAGATGCTA